In Macadamia integrifolia cultivar HAES 741 chromosome 1, SCU_Mint_v3, whole genome shotgun sequence, a single window of DNA contains:
- the LOC122081323 gene encoding exosome complex component RRP43, with amino-acid sequence MGSSGASGDLEGEVEVDAFRRLFPLRFHERHLVESIRPDARPLGRARESTVALGAVASADGSALAKIGHTTMLAAIKMEIMTPSSESPDEGCLAIDFHMPPICSPFVRPGRPAEVAPVIAKQLSDAISSSGMINLKELSLTTGKAAWMAYLDIYCLDADGALFDAALLSAVASFSHLQIPAVSINEDGRVVTVSGEDGDDKLAKAPVIKEKRKLTLSCIPFSLTCILHKKYILADPTAEEESVMETLVTVVLDSSSRLVSLYKPGGPVLAYTSALQDCIALTRHRVKELQKILNEAISDMEVD; translated from the exons ATGGGTTCATCTGGTGCTTCGGGAGACTTGGAAGGAGAAGTGGAGGTGGACGCTTTCAGGCGCCTCTTCCCACTTCGCTTCCACGAACGTCATCTCGTAGAGTCCATACGCCCTGATGCGAGGCCACTTGGAAGAGCTCGGGAGTCTACTGTTGCTCTTG GTGCGGTTGCATCTGCTGATGGGTCAGCATTGGCCAAGATTGGTCACACT ACCATGTTGGCTGCTATCAAGATGGAAATAATGACTCCTTCATCAGAATCACCAGATGAGGGCTGCTTAG CTATTGATTTCCACATGCCTCCGATTTGCTCTCCATTTGTTAGGCCTGGAAGGCCAGCTGAGGTGGCACCTGTCATTGCGAAGCAGTTGTCTGATGCTATATCCAG TTCTGGAATGATCAATTTAAAGGAACTGTCCCTAACCACTGGCAAGGCTGCTTGGATGGCATATTTG GACATATACTGTCTGGATGCAGATGGTGCTCTTTTTGATGCTGCATTACTTTCAGCTGTTGCTTCCTTCTCTCATT TACAAATTCCGGCTGTCTCCATCAATGAAGATGGAAGGGTAGTCACTGTTTCTGGGGAGGATGGGGATGACAAGCTGGCAAAAGCTCCAGTTATTAAAGAGAAGAGGAAGCTTACTCTGAGCTGCATTCCATTTTCATTGACATGCATTCTGCACAAGAAGTACATCTTGGCAGACCCTACTGCAGAGGAAGAGTCTGTCATGGAAACTCTCGTGACAGTGGTGTTGGATTCATCTAGTCGGCTTGTTTCCCTTTACAAGCCAGGAGGACCAGTTTTGGCCTACACATCAGCTCTTCAG